GCCGCGCATCGCCGCCTCCCGGGCATACCAGTCGCCCTGGCCCGAGGCCTTCTCCAGGGCGGGCAGGGCCTCGCGCCCGCCAATCAGCGTCAGCGCCCGGACGTAGGCGGCCCGGAGGGTGGAGTCCTCCTCGGAGACGAGCGCGGAGAGAGGGCGTGCGGCCGCGGCGGTGCGCAGGCGGCCCAGGGCCTCCGCCGCCTGCATCCGCACGAGGGCCTGGATGCGCGGGTCTGAGTTCGTGAACGCGAGCTGCTTGAGCAGGGCCCCTTCGGCCCGGCGGTCCCGGAAGTCCCCCAGGAGCTGGGCGGCCTTCATGGCGTAGCTGGCGGGGTGGATGCCCCGCTGGCCCGCCCACTTGGTCAGCTCCGCGTCCCGGCCCTCCAGGGCGGCCAGCAGCGCATCGGCCGCGGGGGGGCCCACCTGGTAGAGGGCGAAGGAGCTCTCCACATAGAAGGAGACGCCCTGGCGCTCCTGGGTCAGCATGCGCATCAGCGCGGGCACGGCGCGGGCATCGCCGATGTGGCCCAGCGCCTCGATGGCCTTCTTGTTGAGGAAGGGCTCGGCGCCCTCATCCGTGGCGAGCTGGAGCAGCGGCTCCACGGCCTCGGGGGCGCGCAGGGCGCCCAGGGCCTGAATGGCCTCGATGCGGGTGTAGTTGTCCCGGGAGCGCAGGAGCTTCGTCAGCGCGGGGGCGGCCTTGGGCTGGCCCAGCTTGCCGAGCGCCGCGGCCAGCTCCTTGTTGGCCAGGTGCGCGTCGGTGCCGGAGGCCGCCGGGTCCAGCGCGCCCTGGAGAGGCTCCACCGAGGAGGGGTGCTTCAGGTCGCCGAGCACCCGGGCCAGGGCGGCCTTCACCTCGGGCCGTGTCTCGGCGGCCAGCCGTGCGTGCAGCATGGGCAGGAAGCCCTCCTGGAGGTTTCCCGAGGTGCGCAGCGCGTCCACCACCTGGACCTTGGCGCTCGTTTTCCGGGCGCCTTCCAGCTTTTTCTCCCAGTACTCGGGGGTTTTCGGGTCCCCCTTGCACCCCGGCAGGACGGCGAGGGCGGCGGCAAGGCTCAGCGCGGCGGCGAGACGGGGCATGGAATCCCTCCTGGACGGCGGGCGGCACCCCCTGTCGTACCGCTGTCCGAAAGAACGGATCAAACCCCCCCCGGTGGATGGGGTACGCTGGTTAACGGCATGTCCACCGAAACCGTCATTGCCTCACAGAAGCCCAACTGGCGCCGCCGCACCTACCTCATCGACCGCGAGTTCCAGCTCAAGTACATCGCGATGCTCTCCACCATGGGGGCCGGCAGCGTGGCCCTGTTCGGGGTGCTGGCCTGGTGGGCCCACACCTCGGCCGTGGAGACGGGCTCCTCGTCGGAGGGGTTCGCGGGGATGACGATTCTCTGGCTCACCGTGCTGGGCGTGGTGGGCACCGGGGCGGCGCTCGGCCTGTTCGGCCTGCTGTTCACCCACCGGGTGGCTGGGCCCGTGCATGTGATGAACCTCTATGTGGAGGCGCTGGCGGCGGGGCACTACCCGCGGCTCCGCCCGCTGCGCCGGTACGACGAGCTGAAGCGCTTCTTCGACCGCTTCAGCCACGCGGTGGAGCGCATCCGCGCCCGCGAGGCCGACGAGGCCCATGCGCTCGCCACCGCCCTGAACGCCTTCCAGCCGCTGGCCACCACCGAGGAGGCCCGCGCGGCGCTCCAGGTGCTGGAGGAGCTGCACTCGCGCAAGCGCCAGGCGGTGGACAACCCCATCAGCACCCGGACCCCTCTCCTTCCCCCTCCCTGAGGCCCGCGCCATGAGCCGTCCCCGCATCGTCTTCATGGGCACGCCGGAGTTCGCCGTGGCCTCGCTGGCCGCCTGCTTCGAGCTCGGCGAGGTGGTGGCCGCCGTCACCCAGCCGGACAAGCCCAAGGGGCGCGGCAACGCGCTCACCGCGCCGCCGGTGAAGGTGCTCGCGCTGGAGCGCGGCGTGCCGGTGTACCAGCCGCTGAAGCTGCGCACCCCGCCGTTCGCCGAGGAGCTGCGCAAGCTGGAGCCCGATGTGTGCGTGGTGACGGCCTACGGGAGGATTCTCCCCAAGGACGTGCTGGAGGTGCCGCGCCGGGGCTGCGTCAACGTGCACGCCTCGCTGCTGCCGCGCTTCCGCGGGGCCGCGCCCATCCAGTGGTCCATCGCGCACGGGGACGCGGAGACGGGCGTCTCGCTCATGTGCATGGACGAGGGGCTGGACACCGGGCCCGTGCTCGCGATGAAGCGGCTGCCCATCGGCCCGGAGGACACGAGCGCCACGCTCCACGACAAGCTCTCGCAGCTGGGCGGGAGCCTGCTGCGCGAGTTCCTGCCGGCGTACCTGAGCGGCGAGCTGAAGCCCGTGCCCCAGCCCACGGAGGGCATGGTGCTGGCCCCCCTCATCCAGAAGGAAGACGGGCAGCTGGACTTCACCCGGCCGGCGGTGGAGCTGGAGCGCCGGCTCCGGGCCTTCACCCCCTGGCCCGGCGTCTACACCGGGCTGAATGGCGCCCGGCTCAAGGTCCACCGGACGAAGGTGGGCGCGGGCCAGGGCGCCCCGGGCACGGTGCTCGCCGCGTCCCCGGCGGGCATCGAGGTGGCCTGCGGGGAGGGCTCGCTCGTGTTGCTGGAGGTTCAGCCCGAGGGCCGCCGGGTCATGAGCGCCCATGAGTTCCTGGCGGGCCACAAGCTGGCGCCCGGCAGTCAACCGTTCTCGGCGCTGGCCGAGGTCAAGGGCTGAGCGGTGGGCCACGAACGAAGGGAGAGACGCGGATGGGCATGACACTCCTGGTGCTGCACGGGCCGAGCCTGAGCCTCCGGAAGGACTTCGAGGGGCTCGATGGGATGCTGCGCCTGCGCGCCGCCAACCATGGCCTCGCGCTGAAAATCGTTCAGTCCAACCACGAGGGGGGGCTCATCGACACGCTCGTGGCCGAGCGCCGGAGCGTCGACGGGGTGGTGGTGAACCCCGCGGGCCTCTTCGCCTCCTATCCGCTCCGGGATGCGCTGGAGGCGCTGAGCATGCCCGTCTACGAGGTCCACCTGGAGGCCGCGCGCGCGAAGCAGTCCGTGCTGAAGGACGTGTGCACGGAGCAGTTCTCGGGCAAGGGCGCCGACCCCTACCTCCAGGCGATTGACGGCTTCATCCAATCCCAGCGCGTCACGGGCAGCGGGAAGGGCAAGGCCCCGGCGCCCGCGAGGATGAAGACGCTGGGGCGCAAGAACTCCCGGGAGCCCAAGGCCTCCCCGGCGCCCGGGGGCAAGACGCTGGGCCGGGGCGCGAAGGCCGCGCCCGCCGAAGGGATGCTCTCCCGCACGCTCGTGCGCCAGAAGATCGCCGAGCGGCTCGCGGGCACGCTGTCCGCGGCGGAGCTGGCCGCCTGGGCGCGGGTGCAGTGGATGGAAGTGCAGCGGGGAGCCCCCGCCGAAAGTGGTTACCGAGACATGCTGGAGGACAGCCTGCAGACCCTCACCCTCTCCACGATGCCCGCCAGCCGGTTGACGGACGAGCAGCTCGTGGACCTCATGGCGCAGCTCGAAGGATGAGCGCCCGGACCCTTGCCATCCAGGTGCTGGCGCGGGTGCGCGCCACCGACGCGTACCTCAACGTCGTGCTCGACACCGCCCTGTCCGAGACGCCGCTGAAGGACCCGCGCGACACCGCGCTCGTCACCGAGCTGGCCTACGGCACCACGCGCCGGCAGCTCACGCTCGACTACGCCATCACCCGCTTCGCGGACCGGAAGCTGGACGCGATGGAGGACCGGGTGCTCGCCGCCCTGCGCATGGGCGCCTACCAGCTCTTCCACACCCGCGTGCCCCCGCGCGCGGCGGTCGCCGAGACGGTGCAGGCCCTGAAGGACCTGGGCGTGGAGCGCGCCGCGGGCTTCGTGAACGCCATCCTGCGCAAGCTGGCCGCGCTGCCCGGGCCGCCGCTGCCGCCCGAGGGCGACGTGGCCGAGTACCTCTCCATCCGCGAGAGCCACCCCCGGTGGCTGGTGGAGCGGTGGCTGCGGCAGTTCGGCCGCGAGCGGGCCGAGGCGATGCTGGTGGCGGACAACCAGACGCCGCCGGTGGTGATCCGCGCCAACAGCGCGAAGGTGACGCGCGAGGCGCTGCTCGCCCAGCTGCGCGAGGTGGGGCTGGAGGTGCAGCCCACGCCGGTGTCCCCCGTGGGCATCATCCTGCCCCCGGTGGGCCGGCTGGAGGACGTGTACGGCTACTCCGAGGGGCTCTGGCAGGTGCAGGACGAGGCCGCCCAGCTCGTGGGCCTGTACGCCGCCATTCCGGAGACGGCGCGCACGCTGGATGCCTGCGCGGCGCCCGGCGGCAAGGCGTGCCACCTGGCCGAGTCGCACGAGGTGGTGGCCATGGACCTGCACGCCAACAAGCTGCCGAAGATGGTCTCGGAGGCGCGGCGGCTGGGGCTGGTGAGCCGGCTGCGCGCGGTGGCGCACGATGCCACCAAGCCCTACGCGGGGGAGCTGGGCGAGTTCCACGCGGTGCTGGTGGATGCGCCGTGCTCCGGGCTGGGCACGCTGCGCCGCCACCCGGAGCTGCGCTACCGGCGGGAGGAGGCGGACCTGGGACGGCTCGCCGCGCTCCAGCGCCGCATCCTGGAGAACTGCCAGGAGGTGGTGCCGCCGGGCGGGCTGCTGGTCTACGCCGTGTGCACCCCGGAGCCGCAGGAGGGGCAGGACCAGGTGGACATGTTCCTGCGCAGCCACCCCGAGTGGACGGCGGAGCCGCCGGTGCTGCCGGGCGCGAAGCTGCCCATGAGCCAGGCCTGGCTGCGCACGCTGCCGGGGCCGGAAGGGTGGGACGGCTTCTTCGCCGCCCGCCTGCGCAAGCTGTACTGAGCCAGGACTTTGTTAAGCTGGGAACCTCGGAGGTTCTACTTCCTTGGTCCTACCTGCGCCCTGGCTGGCTCTGACTCTCTGCTTTCTGGTGATGGGCCCGGTCTCCGCTGCGCCCCCTCTCCGCCAGCGCCAGGACCGGCGCGCCTCGCTGTCCACCACTGCCTCCGAGCCCTTCCCCGAACTGTACGTGGCCGCAGGCAACCTCACCACGGTGGCTTTTAACGGGCCCCTGGACCGCGACAGCCTCGTGGTGGACAGGACCCGTTTCAAGTGGGCTCAGGCCAGTGACAGCTTCCTTCTCCTGGAGCCCTTCGCTGACTTGGCCTCGAACGAGAAGCTCATCGTCCAGATCGGCTTCATGGATAAGGCCCTGCCTGCGAAGGCCATCCTCGCCGTCACCTCCAAGGCGGACGTGATGGACGGCAAGGTGGAAGAGGACCGGCGGGCGAACACCCCCGAGGCGCTGCTGGCGGCCCTTGTGCAGAAAGAGGCGGAACTGGAAGAACTCAAGGCCCGGTTCGCAGGCCATGGCCCTGCGAACCTCGTCCTCTCCGAGTGGCTCAACAAGTACATGCGGCCTATCGAGTTCTCCATGCCCGTCGTTCCGGCAGACACCCACGGCTTGGAGGTGATGGAGGGCATTGGCTACGAAGGGAAGTTCTCATCTCTGGTGGCCATCCGGTTGCGCAATACCCCGGGCCAGAGGCGCTGGGTGTTGGGACAGGCGCGCCTCACCAGCGGGACGGGAGTTCCCGTGAAGGTGCTCGCGGCACAGATGAAGTTGGAGCACTTGGCGCCAGGAGAAGAAGGTCTCGTCGTGGTGGAGACGAAGACGCCTCCCTGGGTGAGCAAGGCGTTCAGCGTGGAACTGGTGGACTCCAGTGGCCAGCGCCGCCTTTCCTTCAACCTGGTGACGCAGTAGGAGCCGCCCGCCCATGGCAACGGACGCCCTTCACCCTGATCACCTCCAGCCAGGACAGTATGTCGGCTCCTGGCGCATCCTGGAGACGCTGGGAAGCGGTGGCTTTGGCCGCACCTTCAAGGTTGAAAGCCAGGGGGCGCTGTTCTCCCTAAAGATGGCGCTGCGCCCGGCCTCGGAGGACAAGGAAGTGGAGGGGCGGGCAGCCCACGAAGCCGCCACCCTCATGGCAAATACCAGCCATCCCAATCTGCTCCGCCTGTACGCGCTGGGCCGCTGGCCCCACCCCAGTACCGGCTACCTCTACTTCGTGACCGAGTACGTGGAGGGAGAGAACTTCAACGGTTGGCGTGCGCGCACGCGCCCTACCGCGGCGCACCTCGTGGACATCTTCCTGGCGGTGGTGCTCGCGGTGGTGGAACTGCACCGGCGCAAGCTCCTGCACCGCGACCTCACCGGTGCCAACATCGTCATCCGCAAGGGGGACCACAAACCCTTCTTCATCGACCTGGGCAGCGTCTGGCTGCCGGGCTCTTCCACCCTCACAGAGAAGCTGCCGCCCAGCATGGCCCATGCGCTGCCGCCTGAGTGTGTCACCTTCCTGCGGCGCAGTGCCGAGGCGGAGGGCGAGCACTTCGACGCGGGCATCGCGGGCGACCTGTACCAGTTGGGTGTGCTCATGTTCGAGGCGCTCACGGAGTACCACCCCTTCGACCCGAAGAAGCTCCCGGCGGCGGAACTCCTGGCTGCTATCGAGACGCTGGTCCCGCGTCCTCCGCACTACCTCAATCCGGATGTCCCCGAGCCGCTGAGCCGCATCGTCATGCGACTGCTAGAGAAGCGTCCGGAAGATCGGTACGAGAGTGCCGCCGCCCTTCATCAAGCGCTCTGGGATGCCGCCAAGGAGCGGAAGAGCCCCACCTGGAAGGTCCCTCTCGTGCTTCCAGAGAGTGGGCCTGCTCCCCTCACCCCAGAGGAAGTAGAGGACCGTAAAGCGAGGCAGCAAGAGTCCGAGCGCAAAGCCCGCGAGGTGCGGCAGCAGGAGGTTGCGGCGCTCTCCGAGAAGGAGGCACTGGAGAAGATCTACACCGCCGCTCAGGAGTTCGAAGCACAGCTCCAGACCCTGGATGAAGCGCATGCCCGCCGCAGAAAACGGCGCTGGAAGATGGCTGCTGGAGGAGGGGTGGTCCTCCTGAGTCTTTCGCTCTTCGCCGCGTGGCGAATGTGGCTCAGTCCCACGGCGGCATTGACCGCCGAATCCGAGAAAGGAAGCTTGCTCGTGTCCACCTTTAACAACTCTCGCCCCATCAAGGCCGTGGCCGCTTGGCTGTGCGTTACCTTCAGCGTCGGCTGTCCTGCGGCCCAAGTGCGGCCTCTGCCGGAGGATTGCCCGCGGGAAGCCGTCCGAAGCATGGAGGAACTCCATCTCCTCAATCAGGACTCCTACCGAGTTGTCATCGACATCAATCAGCCCGGCTCAAACCGGCAGGAGGGCGCCTACCACGAGGGGAAAATCGTCAGCCGGGTAGTGCGCTACAGATGGACTGGCCCACTGCCCGACGGCACCCTTCTCTACGGGCAGCTTTGGACGGAGGGGCTCACCAAGGAAGGGGAGGAGGCCGTCCTTGGCCGCTATACCGAGGCCCTCCTGCCGGATGGGCGTCGCGTGCCGGTCTGCATGGTACTGGGGGACCTGACGGGGCTGACGATCAAGTATCCCAACTCCAAGCCCGGCCAAGCTCGCCTACCTCGAGAAATGAGCGCTCTAGCTATTCGACGCTGGCCATAAAATTCCACATTTCAAAATTTCGTGTGATGGGACGTGCGTTAGCAGCGCTCGGTGCGGCCGTTGTGTACTGAGCTACCGGGGCCGGTGGATCCACACCGAGTCCCCCGCGCGCGCCGCCCGGAACACCGTGAGCGGGCGCGTGGCGGGGCCCTGGAGCACCTGCCCCTCCTCGCTGAAGCGCGAGCCGTGGCAGGGGCACTCCAGGAGCCGCTCGTGGGGCAGGTAGGCCACGCCGCAGGCGCCGTGGGTGCAGATGCTCCACACCGCCGTGTAACAACCCGGGGCGGTGTGAATCACCCACACGTCCAGCAGGGCCTCGGGGAGGCGCACCGCGGAGAAGCCCCCCGGCTCCAGCAGGGTGGGGTGCTCGGACAGCGGCACCTCCACCCAGCCTTCCTCGGGGGGGCCCGGCGTCACGCCACAGGTGTTCTCCTCCTCGGAAGGAGGGGCGGGCGGGGACTCCGCGCCCCCGCACCCGGCACAGGCCGCGGCGAGGGCACAGGTGCCTCGCAGCAGGGTGCCAAGCGCGGTGCGGCGGCCCATGCGCGGGGCCCCCGCCGGGCTCACGGGGTGGGCCCCAAGCTCACGCCGTTGACGACGGCGACGGCGTCGAGATCAAACCCGCCGGAGGTGCCGCTGTAGCCGTTGGCGCCGCTGTCGCGGATGCGCACGAAGCGCGCCCGCGAGACGCCGAGCGTGGCCAGGTCGAACCCATCGCCGCCAGCCACGCTGGGGTCCGTGGGGCTGATGCCGTTGTCGGGGTGAGAGAACACGGGCTTGACGCCCGCGCACCCGGGGAAGCCCCCGGGCCGGTTCGTGGCGTCGCAGGGGAACTCGCTCCACGTGGCACCGTCGTCGCTCACCGCCACCACGCCCGTCTCGGGAAAGCGCGTGAAGGCGTTCTCGAAGACGATCAGGTCCACGCCGGGACCGTCCACCACGGCGAGATCGGTGAACTCCAGGACGATGACGCCCTGCCGGCCCAGGCTGAGCACGTCCAGCGAGCCGGCGCTGCTGCCCTCGCCCCGGGGCGGCCCGAGCACGACGCCCGGGTACAGGTCCTGGCCGAAGCCCGCGTTGGCCCCAGGTTGGAATGAAACGACGCGGTCCGCGAAGGGGTTGGAGGCCGCCGCCTGGGGGGGATCCGAGTCCTGCTGCTCGCTGTCCCCGCCACAGGCGGTCAGGCTCAGGAGCGTGGCCAGCCCCACGCCAGACAACCCTGCTGGAAACCGGAGGAGGCTCATGGCTGGTCAATGCGGACGAGCCGCTCTCCGTTCTTGTCGGACACGCCCACGAGCAGGCTGCTGCCCAGCTCCGTGAGCGACTGGACCTGCGTGCAGCTGTCGACGAACTTCAGCACGGGGGTGGCAGGCCCCGGGGTGACGGAGCCCTCGCTGAGCGCCAGCGCCACGCGCGACACGTCCGTGTACGCGGGCGGCCAGCTGGAGCCGTCTCCGAGCAGCAGCGCCACGCCGTTGCCGAAGGCCGCCACGTTGAAGAAGTCGCTGGGCAGCGTCAGCTCGGTGGCATCCGAGAGGTTGAAGGGCGTCTTGCTGCTGAGCGCCGGCTGGTAGAGCGACGGCGCCGCGGCCCGCAGGCGGTTGGCGAAGCTCAGGCCATCGAAGTAGCCCAGCACGGCCACGCCCTCGGCGGTCACCGCCGTGTACCCGCTGGAGGCCTCCCAGGCGGGATCAAACCGGGCGAGCAGCGAGACGGTGGGCGGATCCGTCTGGGCCTGGAGCGCGTAGATGCCTGCCTCCACGCTCGTGATGCCCAGCCCCAGGCCGTTGATGAAGAAGGTGTCCTGGATCGCGGCGGCCGTGAAGTTACCGGGCGCGGAGAGGTACCGCGGGCTGGTGGGCGTCTGGGGCTGGTAGAGCGAGACGTAGCCCGGGAAATTGGCTCCGGACTGGGTGTAGCCGCTGAGCAGCCGCGAGCCGTCATTCACCAGGTAGCCACTGGGGAAGATGGTGTTGCCACGGTCCGAGGGCTCGATGATCGAGAACAGGGCCTCGCCACCGGTCTGCAGCGAGGGCCATGTGCCCAGCGGATACACCTGGTTGTCCGCGCCGCTCAGCCCATAGACGGTGTACACGGGCCCCGGGCCCACGGCCGTGACGGCGATGACGCCCACGGGCAGGGCCGAGCTCTCCGAGGCGGAGAAGCCCGCCTGCAGCTGGAGCGTGCCGAGCTTAGCGTCGTGAGGCACATCGCAGGGCCCCCCTCCGCCGTCCGTGCCGCCATCGCCCGTGCCGCCATCGCCCGTGCCGCCATCGCCCGGAGGATTGGGATTCTCGCCACCGTCCGTGCCGCCATCTCCCGTCCCCGCGTCGCCCGGGCCCGGGTTCGTGGGCGGGCCGTTGGGATACAGGGGGACGCACTGCTCGTCCCGGCAGACCAGGGGATTGGCCGGATCCTGCTGCTCGGCGTCCTCCTGGCAATCAAAGGAATTGGTGCACTCCTCGCCGCAGCCGGTGCCCAGGCCCACGAGCACGAGGGTGCCCAGGACGGGCATCCACCGCGTCCACGTCTTACCGAGTCTCATCGCGTTCTTCATTGGCGCTCCGCTCCTCCGCCCCCTCCGGGCGAGTGACCTTCGAGGCGCGTGCGCGGAGGCTCCCCCGGTACGGTCCGGAGCATGCCTCCGTCACCTCCCCTCGGAGGTTCCGGTGAT
This window of the Stigmatella erecta genome carries:
- the fmt gene encoding methionyl-tRNA formyltransferase, giving the protein MSRPRIVFMGTPEFAVASLAACFELGEVVAAVTQPDKPKGRGNALTAPPVKVLALERGVPVYQPLKLRTPPFAEELRKLEPDVCVVTAYGRILPKDVLEVPRRGCVNVHASLLPRFRGAAPIQWSIAHGDAETGVSLMCMDEGLDTGPVLAMKRLPIGPEDTSATLHDKLSQLGGSLLREFLPAYLSGELKPVPQPTEGMVLAPLIQKEDGQLDFTRPAVELERRLRAFTPWPGVYTGLNGARLKVHRTKVGAGQGAPGTVLAASPAGIEVACGEGSLVLLEVQPEGRRVMSAHEFLAGHKLAPGSQPFSALAEVKG
- a CDS encoding cell surface protein, which codes for MSLLRFPAGLSGVGLATLLSLTACGGDSEQQDSDPPQAAASNPFADRVVSFQPGANAGFGQDLYPGVVLGPPRGEGSSAGSLDVLSLGRQGVIVLEFTDLAVVDGPGVDLIVFENAFTRFPETGVVAVSDDGATWSEFPCDATNRPGGFPGCAGVKPVFSHPDNGISPTDPSVAGGDGFDLATLGVSRARFVRIRDSGANGYSGTSGGFDLDAVAVVNGVSLGPTP
- a CDS encoding serine/threonine protein kinase — protein: MATDALHPDHLQPGQYVGSWRILETLGSGGFGRTFKVESQGALFSLKMALRPASEDKEVEGRAAHEAATLMANTSHPNLLRLYALGRWPHPSTGYLYFVTEYVEGENFNGWRARTRPTAAHLVDIFLAVVLAVVELHRRKLLHRDLTGANIVIRKGDHKPFFIDLGSVWLPGSSTLTEKLPPSMAHALPPECVTFLRRSAEAEGEHFDAGIAGDLYQLGVLMFEALTEYHPFDPKKLPAAELLAAIETLVPRPPHYLNPDVPEPLSRIVMRLLEKRPEDRYESAAALHQALWDAAKERKSPTWKVPLVLPESGPAPLTPEEVEDRKARQQESERKAREVRQQEVAALSEKEALEKIYTAAQEFEAQLQTLDEAHARRRKRRWKMAAGGGVVLLSLSLFAAWRMWLSPTAALTAESEKGSLLVSTFNNSRPIKAVAAWLCVTFSVGCPAAQVRPLPEDCPREAVRSMEELHLLNQDSYRVVIDINQPGSNRQEGAYHEGKIVSRVVRYRWTGPLPDGTLLYGQLWTEGLTKEGEEAVLGRYTEALLPDGRRVPVCMVLGDLTGLTIKYPNSKPGQARLPREMSALAIRRWP
- a CDS encoding ubiquinol-cytochrome c reductase iron-sulfur subunit, encoding MSPAGAPRMGRRTALGTLLRGTCALAAACAGCGGAESPPAPPSEEENTCGVTPGPPEEGWVEVPLSEHPTLLEPGGFSAVRLPEALLDVWVIHTAPGCYTAVWSICTHGACGVAYLPHERLLECPCHGSRFSEEGQVLQGPATRPLTVFRAARAGDSVWIHRPR
- a CDS encoding signal protein; translation: MSTETVIASQKPNWRRRTYLIDREFQLKYIAMLSTMGAGSVALFGVLAWWAHTSAVETGSSSEGFAGMTILWLTVLGVVGTGAALGLFGLLFTHRVAGPVHVMNLYVEALAAGHYPRLRPLRRYDELKRFFDRFSHAVERIRAREADEAHALATALNAFQPLATTEEARAALQVLEELHSRKRQAVDNPISTRTPLLPPP
- a CDS encoding type II 3-dehydroquinate dehydratase — protein: MGMTLLVLHGPSLSLRKDFEGLDGMLRLRAANHGLALKIVQSNHEGGLIDTLVAERRSVDGVVVNPAGLFASYPLRDALEALSMPVYEVHLEAARAKQSVLKDVCTEQFSGKGADPYLQAIDGFIQSQRVTGSGKGKAPAPARMKTLGRKNSREPKASPAPGGKTLGRGAKAAPAEGMLSRTLVRQKIAERLAGTLSAAELAAWARVQWMEVQRGAPAESGYRDMLEDSLQTLTLSTMPASRLTDEQLVDLMAQLEG
- the rsmB gene encoding 16S rRNA (cytosine(967)-C(5))-methyltransferase RsmB; the encoded protein is MSARTLAIQVLARVRATDAYLNVVLDTALSETPLKDPRDTALVTELAYGTTRRQLTLDYAITRFADRKLDAMEDRVLAALRMGAYQLFHTRVPPRAAVAETVQALKDLGVERAAGFVNAILRKLAALPGPPLPPEGDVAEYLSIRESHPRWLVERWLRQFGRERAEAMLVADNQTPPVVIRANSAKVTREALLAQLREVGLEVQPTPVSPVGIILPPVGRLEDVYGYSEGLWQVQDEAAQLVGLYAAIPETARTLDACAAPGGKACHLAESHEVVAMDLHANKLPKMVSEARRLGLVSRLRAVAHDATKPYAGELGEFHAVLVDAPCSGLGTLRRHPELRYRREEADLGRLAALQRRILENCQEVVPPGGLLVYAVCTPEPQEGQDQVDMFLRSHPEWTAEPPVLPGAKLPMSQAWLRTLPGPEGWDGFFAARLRKLY
- a CDS encoding HEAT repeat domain-containing protein, with product MPRLAAALSLAAALAVLPGCKGDPKTPEYWEKKLEGARKTSAKVQVVDALRTSGNLQEGFLPMLHARLAAETRPEVKAALARVLGDLKHPSSVEPLQGALDPAASGTDAHLANKELAAALGKLGQPKAAPALTKLLRSRDNYTRIEAIQALGALRAPEAVEPLLQLATDEGAEPFLNKKAIEALGHIGDARAVPALMRMLTQERQGVSFYVESSFALYQVGPPAADALLAALEGRDAELTKWAGQRGIHPASYAMKAAQLLGDFRDRRAEGALLKQLAFTNSDPRIQALVRMQAAEALGRLRTAAAARPLSALVSEEDSTLRAAYVRALTLIGGREALPALEKASGQGDWYAREAAMRGLALLGDAREQPLFAKWAQAEATLTARECQEYGGEGCEDPAALAQKRAATLTGYGKVLAQAQACGTDGGCWAQQVSSPDALVVERAALELGRGGQAAHAEALAGRVAGKDLEARTALLQSLDWLVGDSKEAAAQARQALPKLQAQFAEEKGNSRYLKVNEDLRRLIFRLERT
- a CDS encoding DUF2381 family protein, with translation MGPVSAAPPLRQRQDRRASLSTTASEPFPELYVAAGNLTTVAFNGPLDRDSLVVDRTRFKWAQASDSFLLLEPFADLASNEKLIVQIGFMDKALPAKAILAVTSKADVMDGKVEEDRRANTPEALLAALVQKEAELEELKARFAGHGPANLVLSEWLNKYMRPIEFSMPVVPADTHGLEVMEGIGYEGKFSSLVAIRLRNTPGQRRWVLGQARLTSGTGVPVKVLAAQMKLEHLAPGEEGLVVVETKTPPWVSKAFSVELVDSSGQRRLSFNLVTQ